In Aspergillus oryzae RIB40 DNA, chromosome 6, one genomic interval encodes:
- a CDS encoding uncharacterized protein (predicted protein) encodes MDDDVPKVPEVFCLSEYPDPEHKPLKTTVMMINWFKKWLVPVEECPGQIYPMIRMVRALLTHYFPEEKGWEVVMGDYGEEVVIYTVKCHDGNDLIDHLMVLILPDDDHHIIKSIQQFKNICRSRFGITPQDESDPALMWGAIFKGSKALFYQYEKGGEIRSLIDPDVVDGPYSIEDHYVKCLGKNWKDTKILIGLTAQHHRVHRE; translated from the exons ATGGACGACGACGTGCCAAAGGTACCAGAGGTATTCTGCCTGAGCGAGTATCCCGACCCAGAGCATAAGCCTCTCAAAACGACAGTTATGATGATAAACTGGTTCAAAAAGTGGTTGGTACCCGTTGAAGAATGCCCAGGACAGATATACCCTATGATTCGAATGGTTCGCGCCCTCCTCACGCATTACTTTCCGGAGGAAAAAGGATGGGAGGTGGTTATGGGTGATTATGGTGAAGAAGTAGTAATTTATACGGTCAAATGCCACGACGGCAATGATCTCATTGACCATTTGATGGTTCTCATCTTGCCAGATGACGACCACCACATCATTAAGTCCATCCAGCAGTTCAAGAATATCTGTCGCTCACGATTCGGTATTACACCACAAGATGAAAGTGATCCAGCTTTGATGTGGGGCGCAATCTTCAAAGGCTCTAAAGCCCTGTTCTACCAGTATGAGAAGGGGGGAGAAATACGATCACTAATTGACCCAGATGTTGTGGATGGACCATACTCCATAGAGGACCATT ATGTAAAGTGTCTCGGAAAGAATTGGAAAGACACAAAAATTCTAATCGGTCTCACGGCGCAGCATCATCGCGTTCATAGGGAGTGA